The following proteins are co-located in the Micromonospora viridifaciens genome:
- a CDS encoding MarR family transcriptional regulator translates to MPARDHLPLDPIAEARRQWAAHGWASAAGGMAAVTSLMRAQQIALARVEAVLRPHGVTFARYEVLMLLYFSRAGSLPMAKIGNRLQVHPTSVTNAVDRLESAGLVKRTPHPTDRRTTLVQLLPEGRELATRATEELNAKVFANPGLPADGVTALVAILAEMRHQAGDF, encoded by the coding sequence GTGCCGGCTCGTGACCATCTCCCCCTCGACCCGATCGCCGAAGCACGCCGCCAGTGGGCAGCCCACGGCTGGGCGTCCGCGGCCGGCGGAATGGCAGCAGTGACGTCGCTCATGCGCGCACAACAGATCGCTCTCGCCCGGGTGGAGGCCGTCCTCCGGCCCCACGGCGTGACCTTCGCCCGCTACGAGGTGCTCATGCTCCTCTACTTCAGCCGCGCCGGATCCCTGCCCATGGCCAAGATCGGCAACCGGCTGCAGGTGCACCCCACCAGCGTTACCAACGCCGTCGACCGCCTCGAATCAGCCGGCCTCGTCAAGCGCACGCCCCACCCCACCGACCGGCGCACCACGCTCGTCCAACTCCTACCCGAGGGACGAGAACTGGCGACCAGGGCAACCGAGGAACTCAACGCCAAGGTCTTCGCCAACCCGGGGCTGCCAGCGGACGGCGTCACCGCCCTGGTCGCCATCCTCGCCGAGATGCGCCACCAGGCTGGTGACTTCTGA
- a CDS encoding thiolase family protein encodes MSSERILLVDGARTPVGSFGGAFKDVPAHELGATAARAALSRSGVPAEAVDEVVMGCIGQVGPDAYNARRVALAAGLPVGTPAYTVNRLCGSGLQAIWSAAAQLRWGGADLMMAGGDENMTRMPFYDFGARSGYKLGNRTLVDGTVMMLTDPFHGIHMGVTAENVARKYGVSRQDQDEFALESQRRAASDAARAAFAAEIVPVEVGGRKPVTVERDEHPRPETTLAALAGLRPAFETGGTVTAGNASGINDGAAAVVLARESVATERGLTALVSLEAVATAAMEPALMGYAPVPALKQLFGKTGTSVSDIDVVELNEAFAAQAVAVIRDAKLDPERTNPYGGAIALGHPVGATGAILALRVAKHLARTDGELGIVTMCIGGGQAMAALFRRV; translated from the coding sequence GTGAGCTCGGAGAGAATTCTCCTCGTTGACGGGGCCCGAACCCCGGTGGGCAGCTTCGGTGGCGCCTTCAAGGACGTGCCGGCCCATGAACTCGGGGCCACCGCCGCCAGGGCGGCCCTGTCCCGGTCGGGCGTGCCCGCCGAGGCGGTCGACGAGGTGGTGATGGGCTGCATCGGCCAGGTGGGACCGGACGCGTACAACGCCCGCCGGGTGGCGCTGGCCGCCGGCCTGCCGGTCGGCACCCCGGCGTACACCGTCAACCGGTTGTGCGGCAGCGGCTTGCAGGCGATCTGGTCGGCGGCGGCCCAGCTGCGGTGGGGCGGCGCGGACCTGATGATGGCCGGCGGCGACGAGAACATGACGCGGATGCCGTTCTACGACTTCGGCGCCCGGTCGGGCTACAAGCTCGGCAACCGTACCCTGGTCGACGGCACGGTCATGATGCTGACCGATCCGTTCCACGGCATCCACATGGGCGTCACCGCGGAGAACGTGGCCCGGAAGTACGGCGTCTCCCGCCAGGATCAGGACGAGTTCGCGCTGGAGTCGCAGCGGCGGGCGGCGTCGGACGCGGCCCGGGCGGCCTTCGCCGCGGAGATCGTCCCCGTCGAGGTCGGCGGACGCAAGCCGGTGACGGTCGAGCGGGACGAGCACCCGAGGCCGGAAACGACGTTGGCGGCGCTGGCCGGGCTGCGGCCCGCGTTCGAAACGGGCGGCACGGTCACGGCGGGAAACGCGTCGGGGATCAACGACGGCGCCGCCGCGGTGGTGCTGGCCCGGGAGTCCGTCGCCACGGAGCGGGGCCTGACCGCGCTGGTGAGCCTGGAGGCGGTGGCGACCGCGGCGATGGAGCCGGCGCTGATGGGCTACGCCCCGGTGCCGGCGCTGAAGCAACTGTTCGGCAAGACGGGCACGAGTGTCAGCGACATCGACGTGGTCGAGCTCAACGAGGCGTTCGCCGCCCAGGCGGTGGCGGTGATCCGGGACGCGAAGCTGGACCCCGAGCGGACCAACCCGTACGGCGGCGCCATCGCGCTCGGCCACCCGGTCGGCGCCACCGGTGCCATCCTCGCCCTGCGCGTGGCCAAGCACCTGGCCCGCACCGACGGGGAGCTCGGCATCGTCACGATGTGCATCGGCGGGGGACAGGCCATGGCCGCCCTCTTCCGCCGCGTCTGA
- the icmF gene encoding fused isobutyryl-CoA mutase/GTPase IcmF, with product MSQPNSSSRPPLHVPVHPVRFVTAASLFDGHDAAITIMRRLLQSQGAEVVHLGHDRSVEEVVTAAVQEDVQGVAVSSYQGGHVEYFSYLAERLAERGAGHVQVFGGGGGTIVPEEIAGLAERGVRIFSPQDGQRLGLPGMINELIRDCDVDLSVSGPDLQALLAGDEAALARAITVLESGADNALADAVRAAAASRSVPVLGITGTGGSGKSSLTDELVRRVRRDSEDKLRVAVLAVDPTRRRGGALLGDRIRMNSVTPGAVFFRSLATRTPGAQVPDHLDDMVAACKAAGYDLVVIETPGIGQGDAAIVPYVDVSLYVMTPEFGAPSQLEKIDMLDLADVVAINKFERRGAEDALRDVARQLVRNREQFGTPWQEMPVFGTSAARFDDDGVTALYHHLKQLLREHGLPAFPGVLPVVATRTSTSLRSVLPKGRERYLADIAQTVRGYHATTAEQVEVVRRSQHLRTTRDLLAAADDPAEASVAALLERTEQGLHGDVRELLERWKDIRARYDGDEYVYTVRGKEIRTPLTRTTLSGTRLPRVALPHEGDDGQLLRFLRNENLPGYFPFTAGVFPFKRTEEAPARMFAGEGDAFRTNRRFHLLSAGQPATRLSTAFDSVTLYGRNPDRRPDIYGKIGTSGVSIATVDDMRELYAGFDLCAPNTSVSMTINGPAPAILAMFFNAVIEQQLDRFRAAEGREPNPVEAAEIRARALSTVRGTVQADILKEDQGQNTCIFSTEFALRCMADIQEWFIAQQVRNFYSVSISGYHIAEAGANPISQLAFTLANGFTYVEAYLARGMAIDDFAPNLSFFFSNGMDAEYTVIGRVARRIWAVAMRDRYGAGERAQKLKYHVQTSGRSLHAQEMDFNDIRTTLQALCAIYDNANSLHTNAYDEAVTTPTAQSVRRALAIQMIIDAEWGLADNENALQGSYIVEQLTDLVEEAVLAEFDRLADRGGVLGAMETGYQRGRIQDESMLYEQKKHDGSLPIIGVNTFLAEDSAAPVQAIELARGTDEEKRSQLERLADFHARHAAQAPAALERLKTAATSGGNVFEALMDAVRFCSLGQISEAFFEVGGQYRRNV from the coding sequence ATGAGTCAGCCGAATTCCTCCTCTCGGCCCCCGCTGCACGTCCCGGTGCACCCGGTGCGCTTCGTGACCGCGGCCAGTCTCTTCGACGGGCACGACGCCGCTATCACGATCATGCGGCGGTTGTTGCAGAGCCAGGGCGCCGAGGTCGTACACCTCGGGCACGACCGCAGCGTCGAGGAGGTGGTGACCGCGGCCGTCCAGGAGGACGTCCAGGGCGTGGCGGTCTCCTCCTACCAGGGCGGGCACGTCGAGTACTTCAGCTACCTGGCCGAGCGCCTCGCCGAGCGTGGGGCCGGGCACGTGCAGGTGTTCGGCGGCGGCGGCGGGACGATCGTGCCGGAGGAGATCGCGGGCCTGGCCGAGCGGGGGGTGCGCATCTTCAGCCCGCAGGACGGCCAGCGCCTGGGGTTGCCCGGCATGATCAACGAGCTGATCCGAGACTGTGACGTCGACCTGTCGGTGTCGGGGCCCGACCTGCAGGCGCTGCTGGCGGGGGATGAGGCCGCGCTGGCGCGGGCGATCACCGTGCTGGAATCGGGCGCCGACAACGCGCTGGCCGATGCCGTCCGGGCCGCCGCGGCCTCGCGGAGCGTGCCGGTGCTCGGCATCACCGGTACGGGCGGTTCGGGTAAGTCCTCGTTGACCGACGAGCTGGTGCGCCGGGTCCGCCGGGACAGCGAGGACAAGCTCCGGGTGGCGGTGCTGGCCGTGGACCCGACCCGCCGCCGTGGTGGTGCGCTGCTGGGTGACCGGATCCGGATGAACAGCGTCACTCCTGGCGCGGTGTTCTTCCGGTCCCTGGCGACCCGTACCCCTGGCGCCCAGGTGCCCGATCACCTCGACGACATGGTGGCCGCGTGCAAGGCCGCCGGCTACGACCTGGTCGTCATCGAGACGCCGGGCATCGGCCAGGGGGACGCGGCGATCGTGCCGTACGTGGACGTGTCGCTGTACGTGATGACGCCGGAATTCGGCGCGCCCAGCCAGCTCGAGAAGATCGACATGCTGGACCTGGCCGACGTGGTGGCCATCAACAAGTTCGAGCGCCGCGGCGCGGAGGACGCGTTGCGTGACGTGGCTCGGCAGCTGGTGCGCAACCGCGAGCAGTTCGGCACCCCGTGGCAGGAGATGCCGGTCTTCGGCACGAGCGCGGCCCGCTTCGACGACGATGGCGTGACCGCCCTGTACCACCACCTCAAGCAGCTGCTGCGCGAGCACGGCCTGCCGGCCTTCCCCGGCGTGCTGCCGGTCGTGGCGACCCGCACCTCCACCAGCCTGCGCTCGGTGCTGCCGAAGGGGCGGGAGCGCTACCTGGCGGACATCGCGCAGACCGTACGCGGTTACCACGCCACCACCGCGGAGCAGGTGGAGGTGGTTCGCCGCAGCCAGCACCTGCGGACCACCCGGGACCTGCTCGCGGCCGCCGACGACCCGGCCGAGGCCTCGGTCGCGGCGCTGCTCGAGCGGACCGAGCAGGGCCTGCACGGTGACGTGCGCGAGCTGCTGGAGCGGTGGAAGGACATCCGCGCCCGCTACGACGGTGACGAGTACGTGTACACCGTCCGCGGCAAGGAGATCCGCACCCCGCTGACCCGCACCACCCTTTCCGGTACCCGGCTGCCGCGGGTGGCCCTGCCGCACGAGGGTGACGACGGGCAGCTGCTGCGGTTCCTGCGTAACGAGAACCTCCCCGGATACTTCCCGTTCACCGCCGGGGTGTTCCCGTTCAAGCGGACCGAGGAGGCGCCGGCCCGGATGTTCGCCGGCGAGGGCGACGCCTTCCGCACCAACCGGCGCTTCCACCTGCTCAGCGCCGGACAGCCGGCGACCCGCCTGTCCACGGCGTTCGACTCGGTCACCCTGTACGGCCGCAACCCCGACCGGCGTCCCGACATCTACGGCAAGATCGGCACCTCCGGCGTGTCCATCGCCACCGTCGATGACATGCGCGAGCTGTACGCCGGGTTCGACCTGTGCGCGCCGAACACGTCGGTGTCGATGACCATCAACGGCCCGGCCCCGGCGATCCTGGCGATGTTCTTCAATGCGGTGATCGAGCAGCAGCTGGACCGGTTCCGTGCGGCCGAGGGCCGCGAGCCGAACCCCGTCGAGGCCGCCGAGATCCGGGCCCGGGCGCTGTCCACGGTACGCGGCACGGTGCAGGCCGACATCCTGAAGGAGGACCAGGGGCAGAACACCTGCATCTTCTCCACGGAGTTCGCGCTGCGCTGCATGGCGGACATCCAGGAATGGTTCATCGCCCAGCAGGTGCGCAACTTCTACTCGGTCAGCATCAGCGGCTACCACATCGCCGAGGCCGGCGCGAACCCGATCAGCCAGTTGGCGTTCACCCTCGCCAACGGGTTCACCTACGTCGAGGCGTACCTGGCTCGCGGGATGGCGATCGACGACTTCGCCCCCAACCTGTCGTTCTTCTTCTCCAACGGCATGGACGCCGAGTACACCGTCATCGGGCGGGTGGCCCGGCGGATCTGGGCCGTCGCCATGCGCGACCGGTACGGCGCTGGGGAACGGGCCCAGAAGCTCAAGTACCACGTGCAGACCTCGGGCCGGTCGCTGCACGCACAGGAGATGGACTTCAACGACATCCGTACGACGCTGCAGGCGCTGTGCGCCATCTACGACAACGCCAACAGCCTGCACACCAACGCGTACGACGAGGCGGTGACCACCCCCACCGCACAGTCGGTGCGCCGGGCCCTGGCCATCCAGATGATCATCGACGCCGAGTGGGGCCTGGCGGACAACGAGAACGCGCTGCAGGGCTCGTACATCGTCGAGCAGCTCACCGACCTGGTCGAGGAGGCGGTACTCGCCGAGTTCGACCGGCTCGCCGACCGCGGCGGAGTGCTCGGCGCGATGGAGACCGGCTACCAGCGCGGCCGGATCCAGGACGAGTCGATGCTCTACGAGCAGAAGAAGCACGACGGCTCGCTGCCCATCATCGGCGTCAACACCTTCCTCGCCGAGGATTCCGCCGCACCCGTCCAGGCGATCGAGCTGGCGCGCGGCACGGACGAGGAGAAGCGGTCGCAACTCGAGCGGCTCGCGGACTTCCACGCCCGACACGCGGCGCAGGCCCCCGCCGCGCTGGAGCGGCTCAAGACCGCCGCAACCAGCGGTGGCAACGTCTTCGAGGCGCTCATGGACGCGGTCCGCTTCTGCTCACTCGGGCAGATCAGCGAGGCGTTCTTCGAAGTCGGCGGCCAGTACCGGCGCAACGTGTGA
- a CDS encoding COG1470 family protein: MTTDANLDTGLVEVSPGGEASCRLEIRNAGPIVESYAIEVLGEPAGWASVDPPVVTVYPGSTESVAVRFHPPRSSQVVAGERPFAVRVVPAETPDAQVVPEATVRVLPFAELAPEILPRTSRGRRGGRHELSVANLGNVPLGLALTGDDPDNRLVVAIRPSQLTVAPGEAAFVQVRARARRLLWRGHPVTFPFQVGVTSDAAPPATLDAATVQEPVLPAGLGRVVAALLVLALVGAGLWYALLRPTVKSLAEEAAQEQLAPVAQQARAADTRAQEAQNKADQAAAALSPGPPLPTPTPSLSPGVPVLPPGAGSFNRRLAVTAPTGSTRTDRYTVPSRKVLVVTDIFLQNPQGDEGRLDLVIDGTTVQTVALQNFRDLDYHVVSPIEVPAGAVVSLRVTCRRAGTALDGTSGGGGQCRDFALLNGYLRNASRAGAA; encoded by the coding sequence ATGACCACCGACGCGAACCTGGACACCGGCCTCGTCGAGGTCAGCCCGGGCGGCGAGGCGAGCTGTCGGCTCGAGATCCGCAATGCCGGGCCGATCGTCGAGTCGTACGCCATCGAGGTGCTCGGCGAGCCGGCCGGCTGGGCGAGTGTGGACCCGCCCGTCGTCACGGTCTATCCCGGCTCGACCGAGTCGGTCGCCGTCCGCTTCCACCCGCCCCGTTCGTCGCAGGTGGTGGCGGGGGAGCGGCCCTTCGCGGTACGGGTCGTCCCGGCTGAGACGCCGGACGCCCAGGTGGTGCCCGAGGCGACCGTGCGGGTGCTGCCGTTCGCCGAGCTCGCGCCGGAGATCCTGCCCCGCACCTCCCGGGGCCGCCGGGGCGGACGCCACGAGCTGTCGGTGGCCAACCTGGGCAACGTGCCGCTGGGCCTGGCGCTGACCGGCGACGACCCGGACAACCGGCTCGTCGTCGCGATCCGTCCGTCACAACTGACGGTCGCCCCCGGCGAGGCGGCCTTCGTCCAGGTGCGCGCCCGCGCCCGCCGGCTGCTCTGGCGCGGCCACCCGGTCACGTTCCCCTTCCAGGTCGGCGTCACCTCCGACGCCGCGCCCCCGGCGACCCTTGACGCCGCCACGGTGCAGGAGCCGGTGCTTCCGGCAGGGCTGGGCCGCGTGGTGGCGGCGCTGCTGGTGCTGGCCCTGGTGGGTGCGGGTCTGTGGTACGCGCTGCTGCGTCCCACTGTGAAGTCACTGGCGGAGGAGGCCGCTCAGGAGCAGCTCGCCCCGGTCGCCCAACAGGCCAGGGCCGCCGACACCCGTGCCCAGGAGGCGCAGAACAAGGCCGACCAGGCCGCGGCCGCGCTCAGCCCCGGGCCGCCCTTGCCGACTCCCACCCCCAGCCTTTCGCCGGGGGTGCCCGTGCTTCCGCCCGGCGCCGGCTCGTTCAACCGGCGGCTCGCCGTCACCGCGCCGACGGGCAGCACGCGTACCGACCGGTACACGGTGCCGTCCCGGAAGGTCCTCGTGGTGACCGACATCTTTCTGCAGAACCCACAGGGCGACGAGGGGCGTCTCGACCTGGTGATCGACGGGACGACCGTGCAGACCGTCGCGTTGCAGAACTTCCGCGACCTGGACTACCACGTGGTCTCCCCCATCGAGGTTCCCGCCGGCGCGGTGGTCAGCCTGCGGGTCACCTGCCGGCGAGCGGGAACCGCGCTGGACGGCACCAGCGGTGGCGGCGGCCAGTGCCGCGACTTCGCCCTGCTCAACGGCTACCTCCGCAACGCCAGCCGAGCCGGAGCGGCATAG
- a CDS encoding VWA domain-containing protein, which translates to MRWGSRGWGIVVLGLLAGPVVGAPEPPAAPAPAAPSPTAETGYRLGYTSPERPTLTVSRAGKPQPLLSEAERGDAEQDADARAGRLVWVGRKAPTEDGADLGGALYLRRPGAGPLRLVGGPGTVAHPALSPDGRWVAFTSDRAGSADLWIVGVDGRGLRRLTDHPAEDTWPSWSPDGTRIAFGSTRADIAGDIWTVPAAGGAPVRVTDGPAAEGQPAWSPDGRRIAFTTTRFTSAGEPSTRTVAVVAAAGGPVARAVPGPGDAAEPAWSADGALAFTTTRDDPSGDVYVVRAGRVVPVATGPLPQHEPAWQGNDLLWTATEEDSTTDVWSADATGGDRRDHTARPGLSETGPAFSPDGSRLAYSAEQPDGGARIVIADATGANPQLLAPPGTVDGDRDTDPTWSPAGDAIAFTRQPSEGEAPSRILAVSVADARLLAEVPMPAYLTGSDAEPSWSPDGRQLAFTRDAVPRGSELGTPFVDRPALPGSTFTVEQTVPTPEIPPRPDIVFLVDDTRSMSLPGEGGTSVIGQLKARLREVIGNVRSTRPDAWFGLATFTGYSSEDGEYDENVYYPRQPLTGDDEAVQHAVDALTATDSHDVENWFYALWQLAANDRIGFRPDSSRVVVLISDTWSVDQSFPPPGDGTIEKDKLIRALRAAGIAVIGVPISGAEYEEGLNKDGVAGEIAEKTGGGLTADSGPAGMIDKIQQAIRELTITVHPSATCQHGLSVEFDPNPAEVKAGRRAVFQEIVSVAPGAVPGSVLRCTLRFDLDPPDAGKELVQELIVRVAQPGLPLVRVDDVQQEPTGPDGARVTYTASAVDAAGRPLPVRCQPPSGSLFPIGQTVVTCTATDRAGRTGSDTALIVVTDPEARGRRIWLARLDGDLSDLVTVTDQHDLSARVGEACPSRSDDQAPAWSPDGSAIAFSDSGDDLCVAAPDGSGARHPLVPGDRDGRAVTDPAWSPDGRRIAVALLDDGEGPGFPSAVPADIVVLPSAGGPATAVIRGVGRQPAFQRLPRPDLTLTVSAAGVPAYVGGGPITVTFTVRNATGLPADNVWLDVTTPAPLAPPASADPRCGAGRRLCLLGTLRPGARQVVTVVLPARAAVTAVVAGRLTATVRGVPAARTAQAPVRVLAPQIRVDPLIGPPGFVTAASGANFPPGARVRLRWAPGITTTPDTVTAGPDGSFRTQLLVLRKDTLGPRDLTAARVSGPAFGPVRAPEPFLVVPRELGPPVFAGRG; encoded by the coding sequence GTGCGCTGGGGCAGCCGCGGATGGGGAATCGTGGTGCTCGGGTTGCTGGCCGGGCCGGTCGTGGGCGCTCCGGAACCCCCGGCCGCGCCCGCGCCGGCGGCCCCGTCGCCGACGGCCGAGACGGGCTACCGGCTGGGATACACCAGCCCGGAGCGGCCGACCCTGACCGTCAGCAGGGCCGGAAAGCCACAGCCGCTGCTGTCCGAGGCCGAGCGCGGTGACGCGGAACAGGATGCCGACGCCCGCGCCGGCCGGCTGGTCTGGGTGGGACGCAAGGCGCCCACGGAGGATGGCGCCGATCTGGGTGGCGCACTCTATCTCCGTCGCCCTGGGGCGGGGCCGCTCCGGCTGGTCGGCGGCCCCGGCACGGTCGCGCACCCGGCGTTGTCCCCCGACGGCCGATGGGTCGCCTTCACCAGCGACCGGGCCGGCAGCGCGGACCTCTGGATCGTCGGGGTGGATGGCCGGGGGCTGCGCCGGCTCACCGACCACCCGGCCGAGGACACCTGGCCGAGCTGGTCCCCCGACGGCACCCGGATCGCGTTCGGCAGCACCCGCGCCGACATCGCCGGCGACATCTGGACGGTGCCCGCGGCGGGTGGCGCCCCGGTACGGGTGACCGACGGGCCGGCCGCCGAGGGCCAGCCGGCCTGGTCCCCGGACGGCCGGCGGATCGCCTTCACCACCACCCGCTTCACGTCGGCGGGGGAGCCGTCGACGCGTACGGTGGCCGTCGTGGCCGCGGCGGGCGGCCCGGTGGCCCGGGCGGTGCCCGGGCCCGGGGACGCGGCGGAGCCGGCCTGGTCGGCTGACGGCGCGCTCGCCTTCACCACCACCCGCGACGACCCGTCCGGCGACGTGTACGTGGTCCGGGCCGGCCGGGTCGTCCCGGTCGCCACCGGCCCGCTGCCGCAGCACGAGCCGGCCTGGCAGGGCAACGACCTGCTCTGGACGGCGACCGAGGAGGACAGCACCACCGACGTGTGGAGCGCCGACGCCACCGGCGGCGACCGCCGGGACCACACCGCCCGGCCGGGGCTGTCGGAGACCGGGCCGGCGTTCAGCCCGGACGGCAGCCGGCTGGCCTACAGCGCCGAGCAGCCCGACGGTGGCGCCCGCATCGTGATCGCCGACGCCACCGGTGCCAACCCGCAGCTTCTCGCCCCGCCGGGCACGGTGGACGGTGACCGCGACACCGACCCGACCTGGTCCCCCGCCGGGGATGCGATCGCCTTCACCCGACAGCCGTCGGAGGGTGAGGCCCCGTCTCGCATCCTGGCCGTCTCAGTCGCCGACGCGCGGCTGCTCGCCGAGGTGCCGATGCCCGCGTATCTCACCGGCAGCGACGCCGAGCCGTCGTGGTCGCCGGACGGGCGGCAGCTGGCGTTCACCCGCGACGCCGTGCCCCGCGGGAGCGAGCTGGGGACCCCGTTCGTGGACCGACCCGCGTTACCCGGCAGCACGTTCACCGTGGAGCAGACGGTGCCCACCCCGGAGATCCCACCCCGGCCCGACATCGTCTTCCTGGTGGACGACACCCGGTCCATGTCCCTGCCGGGCGAAGGCGGTACGAGCGTCATCGGGCAGCTCAAGGCCCGGCTGCGCGAGGTGATCGGAAACGTCCGGTCCACCCGGCCCGACGCCTGGTTCGGCCTCGCCACCTTCACCGGCTACAGCTCCGAGGATGGCGAGTACGACGAGAACGTGTACTACCCGCGGCAGCCGCTGACCGGCGACGACGAGGCCGTCCAGCACGCCGTCGACGCGCTGACGGCGACCGACAGCCACGACGTCGAGAACTGGTTCTACGCGTTGTGGCAACTCGCCGCCAACGACCGGATCGGGTTCCGCCCGGACAGCAGCCGGGTCGTGGTGCTGATCAGTGACACGTGGAGCGTGGACCAGAGCTTTCCCCCGCCCGGTGACGGCACGATCGAGAAGGACAAGCTCATCAGAGCCCTGCGGGCTGCCGGAATCGCGGTGATCGGCGTACCCATCAGCGGCGCTGAGTACGAAGAGGGGCTCAACAAGGACGGAGTGGCCGGAGAGATCGCCGAAAAGACCGGTGGCGGGCTCACCGCCGACAGCGGCCCGGCCGGGATGATCGACAAGATCCAGCAGGCCATCCGCGAGCTCACCATCACCGTTCACCCAAGTGCCACCTGCCAGCACGGGCTCTCGGTCGAGTTCGATCCGAACCCGGCCGAGGTGAAGGCCGGCAGGCGGGCCGTCTTCCAGGAGATCGTCTCGGTCGCGCCCGGGGCCGTTCCTGGTTCGGTGCTGCGCTGCACGCTGCGCTTCGACCTCGACCCACCCGACGCCGGTAAGGAACTCGTCCAGGAGCTGATCGTCCGGGTCGCCCAACCCGGCCTGCCCCTGGTCCGCGTCGACGACGTCCAGCAGGAGCCCACCGGGCCCGACGGCGCCCGGGTGACCTACACCGCGTCCGCGGTGGACGCCGCCGGCCGGCCGCTGCCGGTGCGCTGCCAACCACCCTCGGGTTCCCTGTTCCCGATCGGGCAGACCGTGGTGACCTGCACGGCGACCGACCGCGCCGGCCGCACCGGATCGGACACCGCCCTGATCGTGGTGACGGACCCGGAGGCCCGGGGCCGGCGGATCTGGCTGGCCCGCCTCGACGGCGACCTCAGCGACCTCGTGACCGTCACCGACCAACACGACCTCAGCGCCCGGGTCGGCGAGGCCTGCCCCAGCCGCTCCGACGACCAGGCTCCGGCCTGGTCACCGGACGGATCGGCGATCGCCTTCAGCGACAGCGGCGACGACCTGTGCGTGGCGGCGCCGGACGGCAGCGGCGCGCGGCACCCGCTCGTGCCCGGCGACCGGGACGGCCGTGCGGTGACGGACCCGGCCTGGTCGCCGGACGGTCGCCGGATCGCCGTGGCCCTGCTCGACGACGGGGAGGGACCGGGCTTCCCGTCGGCCGTACCCGCCGACATCGTGGTGCTGCCCAGCGCCGGCGGCCCGGCGACCGCGGTGATCCGCGGCGTGGGCCGGCAGCCGGCGTTCCAGCGGCTGCCCCGCCCCGACCTGACTCTCACCGTCTCGGCCGCCGGCGTGCCCGCGTACGTCGGTGGCGGCCCGATCACGGTCACCTTCACCGTCCGCAACGCCACCGGGCTGCCGGCGGACAACGTCTGGCTGGACGTCACCACGCCGGCGCCGCTGGCACCCCCGGCCTCCGCCGATCCGCGCTGCGGCGCCGGCCGCCGGCTGTGCCTGCTCGGCACGCTCCGCCCCGGCGCCCGACAGGTGGTCACCGTGGTGCTGCCCGCACGGGCGGCGGTCACCGCCGTCGTCGCCGGCCGGCTCACCGCCACCGTCCGCGGGGTGCCGGCGGCGCGCACCGCTCAGGCACCGGTGCGCGTGCTGGCGCCGCAAATACGCGTCGACCCGCTGATCGGCCCGCCCGGCTTCGTCACCGCCGCGAGCGGCGCGAACTTCCCACCGGGGGCGCGGGTGCGGCTGCGCTGGGCGCCAGGGATCACCACCACCCCGGACACGGTGACCGCCGGCCCGGACGGCAGCTTCCGTACCCAGCTTCTGGTGCTGCGCAAGGACACCCTGGGCCCGCGGGACCTGACCGCCGCCCGGGTCTCCGGCCCCGCCTTCGGCCCGGTGCGCGCGCCCGAACCGTTCCTGGTGGTGCCGCGGGAGCTCGGCCCGCCCGTGTTCGCCGGCCGGGGGTGA
- a CDS encoding response regulator transcription factor — MRRLPVHLYSTDVISRAGVVSQLRPRPEVLLLDEAEAEQAEVAVVVSDSIDEPTLRALRALRSRSRAALVLVVTHADDAGLVAAVEHGVAGIVRRCEASADRLVAVIRAAAAGEGAVPPDLLGRLLQQVGALQRDVLGPRGLTFSGLAEREVEVLRLVADGFDTAEIASKLSYSQRTIKNILHDVTNRLHLRNRCHAVAYALRNGLI, encoded by the coding sequence ATGCGCCGTCTGCCCGTTCATCTGTACTCCACCGACGTGATCTCCCGGGCCGGGGTGGTCAGCCAGCTGCGACCCCGACCGGAGGTGCTGCTGCTCGACGAGGCCGAAGCGGAACAGGCCGAGGTCGCGGTCGTCGTCAGCGACAGCATCGACGAGCCGACCCTGCGGGCGCTGCGCGCGCTGCGCAGTCGCAGCCGGGCCGCCCTGGTGCTGGTGGTCACCCACGCCGACGACGCCGGCCTGGTCGCGGCGGTCGAGCACGGGGTGGCCGGAATCGTACGCCGCTGCGAGGCGAGCGCGGACCGGCTGGTCGCGGTGATCCGGGCCGCCGCGGCCGGTGAGGGCGCGGTGCCGCCGGACCTGCTGGGCCGGCTGTTGCAGCAGGTCGGCGCGCTGCAACGGGACGTGCTCGGGCCACGCGGGCTGACCTTCTCCGGGCTGGCCGAGCGGGAGGTGGAGGTGCTCCGCCTGGTCGCCGACGGCTTCGACACCGCCGAGATTGCCAGCAAGCTGTCCTACTCGCAGCGGACGATCAAGAACATCCTGCACGACGTGACGAACCGGCTGCATCTGCGCAACCGTTGCCACGCCGTGGCGTACGCGCTGCGCAACGGTCTGATCTGA